The stretch of DNA TATCCATACTCTGTTCCTCCGTGCTACCAGCCTGAGTCGATAAATACGCTATGACCAATAACAACGATATTGCTGAGGATTAGCAGCAGTCACCGGCAGAACAAGCATTCTGCCGGTGCATGGTGTTAACGACTCTGCTTGTTAGATTCAATCAATGCCAAAACTTCTTCGTCTTCCGCATCAACGTTGGCACCAATCGGTTCCCAACGAATGCACAGACAGGTAGCAAAACCGATGAACGGTACAATCGCCAGCCAGAAAAATGCCTGAGTGTTCAACGCGCCCCACAACATTGGCCAGAAGATTAATCCGGCAATCGCCCCGGTACGCATAATTGCCCGGGCAAAACCCACACCCGCAGGACGAATACTTGGAGGGTAAGACAGCGTTGCAATAGTCATTCCCAGACCACCAGGTCCCGCAGAATGGAAGAAGATGATTGAACCCAGTAATGCCAGTGACAGCCACGGATTAGTGGTAGCCAGTAAGCCCAATGCAATTAGCGCGATAGTGACCATGGCAAAACCAAACATCGACTGGCGGCGTGCGCCAAACTTACTGACAATCAGTGAACCAATCGCACCGCCGGTTACGCCACATAAAGCATTCACCACCGCAGAACCGGTTAATGCTCCAGTAAGCCCACCGCTCAATATTCCCGCCAGCGTCAACGGCAAGTAGACCCCCACCGCGTTGTACTGCCATGCCTGCATGGTGGCAACAATACAACCCAGAATGGTACGGCGACGATATTTCTGGTTAAACAAAATACTGTACGCCCCTTCAATTTTGACTTTTTGTTCACCTTCTGGCTGCTGTTGGATTTGTTCGCCCACAGAGGCATCAATGCCATAACGCTGCTTTAACATCTTACATGACAACGCATATTTACCCACCCTGGCTGCCCACATGGCAGACTCACCAATAAATACATAGCGTAAAATCATGACCAGTACGGCGAAGCCTGCACCAATAAAGATGCCGTAACGCCATAACTGACCATCCGCTACTTCAGACAGATGTAACGGAATCAATACCAGATACACAATGGTAGTGGATACATACCACCCCATTTGCCACAAGTTGACCGAAGAACCCGACTTTTTCGACGACGTTCCGCGCAATTCAGCCACTGCACTGGTTGCCAACGGGAAGTCGATACCCAGGCCGAATCCCATAATCACCCGCGATACCAGAACCCACCAGATATTAGGTGCAAAAGCCACCGCCGCTGCCCCAATGGTGCATAGCCCCATGCCAATCAAAAAGGCTTTACGTTGACCAAAGGTGTTAATCACCCGGTTTGCCAACAGACCACCAATAAGCGCCGCTACCAACACTGAGGCGTTAACGGTCGCCGCCAGCCCTGGGGAAATACCAAACTCTGCTGCAATAAACTTGTTACCAAAACCTACCATCGCTGCCTGATAGGCATCGATTAAAATTCCACCCAGCGCAATCAGAACAATGCCAATATTCGAGCGCAGTGCCGCATGATTATTGACAATATCAATGACATCCTGAGGGCGACTTATCCGATATGTCGTTCGGGCTGAAGTCTGTGTCATGTTTGTATCCTTACTATTCCAGTAATAGATTAATTTTTGTTTTCAGCTGAAAAGCCGGTAAGCCGGGCAGATAGGTTCTGTTTAATTCTTTGGTTATATTCAGAACTCAGCCACCCGGAGATAAACAAACAACAAGGTTATAAGTAGCCAGACAACAGCCGGTTATTGTTCAAACTTAATCAGTACTTTGATTGAGGTTGGTTGCTTAGCACGGGCAAATGCTTCCGATGCCTGACTGACCGGGAAAACATCCGTTACCAGATCGGTGGTATCGAACAGGCCATCCGCCAGCCAGCCAATAACCACGTCAAAATCTTCCGGCACATACATACCTGAGCTAATTAAATCCCGTTCGAAGCGCTGCATGCTTGGTAATGGAATTTCACGCGGACCGCTCGGTACGCCCATACAAACCACGGTTCCTCCCGCCATGACTTTGGTACAGGCATCCGTTATCGTGGCCTGCGAGGCAACAACATCAATCACGCCAGTAAAGCGTTCATCATCCGCCAGCTCTCCCGGAGCCAGCGCCCGGTATGCACCATATTTAATGGCCAGTTCGCGTTTTTTGCTGTCCGGCTCCACCACCGTGATTTTTTCTGCACCCATAATGCGCAGTGCCTGAATCACTGACAGACCAATGGTACCGGCACCGATAACCAGCACGATTTCACGCGACTCTTTAGGCATACGGTTAACGCAGTGGCGGGCACAAGCCGCAGGCTCGGCAAACGCCAGTACGTTCATCGGTAATGATTTTGGTGCGATATGCAGGTTTCTGGCGGGGACTACATGGGAAGATCGGGCAAAACCCGGCGCCCGGAATCCGGCAACCTGAGGCGGTTCACACAGATTAAAGCGCCCGGCTTTACAGGCCCTGCACTCCATACAGGCCATAATCGGGTCAACCACCACATGATCCCCAACGCTGACATTAGTGACGCCAGAGCCAATTTCTTTAACTACGGCGGCAATTTCATGTCCCGGAACAATGGGCGGTTTAGCGAACGGATGACCATCAGCCAAAACATGGAGATCGGAACCACAAATCCCCAGATAAACGGGTGCAATACGCACTTCGTGGGCCGCCAGAGGCTTCACCGGCAGATCGTGATATTCAGTGGTCACTTCCCCTACCGCTGAGAATAAGACATTTGTGACTTTGCTCATCATAAAGATCCTTACCAATCATAAAGAAGCTGTTATTCAGGCCATCGGGTGATGGTTACCCGATGGTCATCAGAAAAGTGAAACTATGCGGTCGGTCAAAACTCCGCCGCTTTACCGCTACTGCCAAACAGGCGAATCTTTTCTCTTACTCGCTGTTGCATAAACTCAGAACCGCGCCCCAAAGAGATAGCCAGGGTGTACTCATCAGGATCTTTAGCTAACACATCCAGCACGCCTTCAGTAAATGCCTGACGCAGTTCGGTATCCACATTCACTTTGGCTACGCCCAGTGAAATTGCCCGGCGAATTTGCTCATCGGGAACACCAGAACCGCCGTGCAGCACAATTGGTTTTTTCACCGTATCGCGAATCTCACTTAAACGCTGAAAAGCCAGCTTGGGTTCCTGCTTATACATGCCATGAGCAGTACCAATCGACACTGCCAGATAGTCCACGGCTGTTTGTTCGGCAAACGCTAACGCCTCTTCACAACTGGTAATAAAGGCATCTTTCTCATCAACGGAAATATCATCTTCCGTTCCTCCGATTTTACCGATTTCTCCTTCAGAACCTATATCTAAAGCGTGTGCAACCTGCGCAACTGCATGAGTAATTCTCACATTCTCTTCAAAGCTCAGGTGCGAGCCATCAAACATCACCGAATGGAACCCGGCCCGTACTGCCTGCATGGTTTGTTCAAAGCTACGGCTGTGGTCCAGATGAATACATACCGGCACTGAACACTCCGCCATAAACGCATCCACCATCTCTTTCATTGGTTGTAAACCCAGAGTATTAATTACCCGCTGACCAATCTGGATCATCACCGGTGACTGTTCCTGTTCGGCTGCCAGCAAAATAGCGCGAATAGTTTCAGCGTTATGTGCACTAAAGGCACCAATGGCGTAGCCCCCTTTCCAGGCCTGCTGAATCATTTGTTTACCCGATAAATACGGCATTATTTTCTTCTCCCTTAATTTCTGTTTACGATTAGGTTATGGGGTTTGGGTTATGCTTCACTACGGCCGGAAATTTTTCGCACATGGGCCAGAATTGCGGTCCAGTCTTGTCTGCCTCGCCCCGCAGCTCTGGCCTGGCTGTATACTTCGCGCGCCGCCGCGCCAAGCGGCATAGGCACATGCAGTTGATTGGCTACGTCCAGCGCTATGCCTAAATCTTTGTGGGCAAGATCGATCATAAAGGCCGGGCTGAGGTCACCTTTCAGCACTTTATTAGGCCAGCTGGTCGTAAAATGCCCTTTTCCCACTGGCGTGTTGGACATCACCTGAATAGCAACATCTAAAGGCAAGCCAAGGGCCTCACACATCACAGCTGCTTCCGCTGACAGGGCATTCAAGGCAATACTCATATAGTTATTAATCAGTTTGACCCGAATCCCCATACCCGGGCCGGAACAATTCACCAGCTCGGAGCCCATACACATCAGAACAGATCTGGCTTTTTCCACCTGCGCCTCCGTTCCACCCGCCAGAATCAACAGCGTTCCGGCAATGGCATGGTCAGAGGTGCGTCCTACTGGCGCATCCATATAGCTGAAACCCTGTTGTGACATTTTTTGACACAAACGATCGCTGTGTAATGGATGGATGGTGGACATATCAATCACCAGTGCCTGTTTTGACAGCGATTCATTTACCCCGCCATCACCAAACAGTACCTGCTCAACCAAATCGCCGTTGGGCAGCATAGTAATGACAAACTCGGCACCTGAAGCCGCAGCTGATGGGCTATCCGCACTTCTGGCCCCTAAGCCCGTTAACACTTCAACCGCCTGACGATTAACGTCGTATACACAGAGCTGATGCCCTTTTTTAATCAGGTTAGCGGCCATCGGAGCGCCCATCTGTCCCAATCCAATAAATGCTACGAATGCCATCCCCTACCTCCTGATCATTATTGATAGAAATTGTTCGTTTTTGTCATTTTTGAAATTGAATTTGATGTTATTTGTAATTTTAAGTAATTAAAGTGACGCAAATCACTCTTTCAGCATTTATTTGAATTAAAATGGACAGCAATACGACAATATCTGACAATAATGAAAAAGGAGCCTGACAATGATAAAGATCGCCTGTATTGGTATTGCGGTTCAGGACCGCCTGTATTACGTGGAAAAGCTGCCTCAGGGCGGCGGAAAATATGTTGCACAGGACTACAAAGAAATTGGAGGTGGACCCGCAGCAACCGCAGCGGTTGCCATTGCCCGACTGGGGGCTCAGGTCGATTTCATCGGCAGGTTAGGTGATGATGCAACAGGAAAAACCTTGCTATCAGAGCTGGAATCATCCGGTGTAAATACCTCGCTGACCAAAATCTTCAGTCAGGCTCGCTCATCTCAGTCGGCGGTATTGGTAGATCAACAGGGTGAACGCATTATTATTAATCACCCAAGTCCTGACCTTTCTTATGACCCGGACTGGATGAAACAGATTGATTTCAGTCAATACGATTTGGTACTGGCGGATGTTCGCTGGCATCAGGGGGCTGAATATGCCTTCACTCAGGCCAGAGCAGCCGGGGTTCCTACCTTGCTGGATGCGGATATTACCCCACAAGACATCCTGCCATTAATCCAGTTGGCGGATCATGCTGCCTTTTCTGAACCAGGATTAATCAAAGCTACCGGTGAAAACGATGTGACAAAAGCGCTCACTCTGGCAGACCACATGACACCGGGAACCGTATATGTCACCAGGGGAAAATCCGGCTGCTTTTGGCTGGAGCAGCAAGAGCTACAACATCAGTCTGGTTTTAGCGTGAATGTGGTAGACACGACCGGAGCCGGGGATGTATTCCACGGCGCGCTAGCTTTCGCACTGGCAGAAAAACAGCCGTTGGCGCAGGCAGTACGTTTTGCCAATGCGGTTGCCGCCTTAAAATGTACCCAGCCGGGAGGACGAGCCGGCATTCCGGATCGCCATCAAACTGACGCCTTTTTGTCACTTTGTGTATAGAATAGTCACCATTAAAGCGAAGCGATGTCAATTTATGGGAGACAGAGGATGGAATTGACGGAACTAACGGGTAATCCGAGGCACGATCATCTGATTACGCTGATAGCCGAACACGGTTATATGAATATTGAAGATCTGGCGCAGATTTTAGATGTATCTACCCAGACGGTACGGCGGGATATCCGTAAGTTAAGCGAGTTAGGGCTGATTTCCCGACATCATGGCGGGGCTGGCCGACCTTCCAGCGTGATGAACACCGCTTTTGAACAGCGTGAAATTTCCTATACCAATGAGAAAATTGCCATTGCCCGCAACATTGCTGAGTACATCCCTGATGGCTGTACTCTGTTTATGACCATTGGTACCACGGTGGAACACGTCGCCAGAGCATTAGAAGTACGTAAAAATTTACGGGTTATCACTAACAGCCTGCGCGCCGCCCATATTTTGTATAAGCATACTTCGTTTGAAGTGATGGTTCCAGGTGGAACTATTCGCCCGCATAACGGCGGAATCATTGGCCCCAGTGCGGTGTCGTTTGTTGAGGGTTTTCGCGCTGACTATCTGATTACCAGCATGGGAGCCATTGAGAACGACGGCAGCATTCTGGAGTTTGATGTTAACGAAGCGGCGATAGTGAAAGCGATGATCGCACATTCCCGCCATATGCTACTGGCGGCGGATCACACCAAATATCATGCTTCTGCAGCCGTAGAAATTGGTAATGTAAATCAGGCTACCGCCCTGTTTACCGATGAAATGCCGCCGGTACAGCTGGCTTCTTATCTGAAGCAGCAGCAGGTTGAGATCCACGTTTCTCCCCCGGAGAAATAGTTTACAACCTTACTATTGCCCGCTGATGCTTTTATCAGAGGGCAATATTTTCCTCCCATCTCAAGCTCAATCTTTCTCCCATTTTTCCCTAAAGATTTATCGATTCAAATCACACTTTAGCTAATTAATAGCCAATTTTTCGAATAATGGTTGAATTGTTTTTCCTCTCTCTATATGTTTTCTGTAACGGTTCACTAAAACGTTACAGAAGAAAAAATGAACAATGCTTTAAAGGATAAAGTCTGATGGTATCCGCCCTACCGGAAAGGACTTTATTACTTAAAAATCAATAGCGTGAAGACTACAGGAAAATAATCATGAGCGACAAGATTCAGCATTCTTTACGAAAGACTTTAGTGTGTACCTGCATGGGTTTAACTATGATGGCAGGATCGGCCATTAGCAGTCTGGCTAATGCCGCCCCAACCGTCTCATTTCGCGTTTACTCCTCATTGCCTGCTGACGAAAACTCAGCTCACTACGTTTGGTTTCAGCGTTTCCAGAACAATCTGGAAGCCAATGAAAATTTAAAAGGCAAAATCAAACTGAATTACTTCCCTAACGGTATGTTAGGCAAAGAGGCCGACGCGACTCAACAAGTGCGTATCGGTGCTATCAATATGATGATTTCCGGCAGCTCCATTTGGGCCACACTGGTACCTGAAGTGGGCGTGCTGGACTTAGGTTATCTGTTTAAAGACTACGAGCACGTTGGCCGTGCGCTGGATGGTAAGCCGGGCAAACAGCTTTCCGATATGATGATGCAAAAAGCTAACGTGATGGTTCTGGGCTATGGCTATAGCCTGGGAGCCCGCAATATCTACACCAAAAAAGTGGTGGATAGCCCTGCCGATCTGAAAAACTTAAAAGTGCGCGTATTACCGGTGCCTAACTTTATTGCCACATTAAACAGTATGGGAACCGTCGCCATTCCAATGCCCGGTGGTGAAGTTTACTCCGGCTTGCAAATGGGTGTGATTGACGGCGTAGAACACGATGCGGCTACCGTATTTGCCAGCAAATATTATGAAATTGCCAAAAACGCCACCCTCACCCAGCACATTTACAACCCGGTGCTGATTGCCATGAACAAAGCCTCATTTGAACGCATTCCGGAAAACCTGCGCGCCGATGTACTGGCAGCGGCAACCGAAGCCACCAACTACGAGCGTCAGCAATCACAATCGATGGAAAAAAATGCCATTGTTGAACTGGAGAAAAAAGGCGTGGTGTTTAAAACCACTGACCGGGACTATTTCAAACAACAGGTTCAGCCGGTATGGAATGAATTTATTACCAAATATCCGGATATCAAACCTATTGTTGATGAAATTACCAGCGCTGAAAATAAATAATTAATTAGAAAGGTTATTCCAGAAATAACAGCTGGGCGCAGAGAAACTCCACTCTATCGCTCCGGGGATCCCTGCGCCGTTATTTCACTGATTGACCACCGACAGAGGTACATTATGTCAGACTCCTCTCTTATCGAAAAAGAGATCGGCACGGCGGAAAACGCGCCAGCACAAGGCCCGAGAGATATTATGATTCTCAGTAGCCTGAGTCGATTCCTTACCAAAATTACCGCCGGTGCGGGAGCCCTGGTGCTGTTTATCAACGTAGTGGTGGTATTCGCCTCGGTTATCTGGCGCTATGCCCTGCACTCACCGCTGCACTGGGCAGAAGAAGTCGCCAGAGCCTTAATGATTGCGCTGGTCTTTTTTGGTGTTGCCACCTCAACCGGTCGCGGAGGCCATATCGGCGTAGATCTGTTTTTACGCTTTCTGCCGCCGCACGTTCGCCCTTATGTGGTACATGCCAGCCGCTGGATACTGTTTATGGTTTCTATCGGCCTGGTGATTTCAAGTTACGATCTGGTTCAGGCCGCCCGCCTGCAAACCACCGAAACCGGTCTGCCGCAGGTTATCTATGTTATTCCTGTATTTATTGGCTCGGTGGTAATGGTGGTTGCCGCGCTGGAACATGCGCTACGGGAAAGGCTAAGAGTGGTGGTGCTGAGCGCCGTGGCGATCGCCATATTAGTTGCCATCGGTTACGCCAAACTGTCGTTTATGGATGATCCTTCCTCTGCGGCGGCAGTATTAATGCTCTCCTGCTTTGTGCTGGGTATTCTGGCCGGTGTACCAATTGCCTTTACGCTCGGCATGTCAGCCATGGTGTTCTTCATTTGTGATCCGTCACTG from Limnobaculum xujianqingii encodes:
- a CDS encoding sugar kinase — encoded protein: MIKIACIGIAVQDRLYYVEKLPQGGGKYVAQDYKEIGGGPAATAAVAIARLGAQVDFIGRLGDDATGKTLLSELESSGVNTSLTKIFSQARSSQSAVLVDQQGERIIINHPSPDLSYDPDWMKQIDFSQYDLVLADVRWHQGAEYAFTQARAAGVPTLLDADITPQDILPLIQLADHAAFSEPGLIKATGENDVTKALTLADHMTPGTVYVTRGKSGCFWLEQQELQHQSGFSVNVVDTTGAGDVFHGALAFALAEKQPLAQAVRFANAVAALKCTQPGGRAGIPDRHQTDAFLSLCV
- the yihU gene encoding sulfolactaldehyde 3-reductase, producing MAFVAFIGLGQMGAPMAANLIKKGHQLCVYDVNRQAVEVLTGLGARSADSPSAAASGAEFVITMLPNGDLVEQVLFGDGGVNESLSKQALVIDMSTIHPLHSDRLCQKMSQQGFSYMDAPVGRTSDHAIAGTLLILAGGTEAQVEKARSVLMCMGSELVNCSGPGMGIRVKLINNYMSIALNALSAEAAVMCEALGLPLDVAIQVMSNTPVGKGHFTTSWPNKVLKGDLSPAFMIDLAHKDLGIALDVANQLHVPMPLGAAAREVYSQARAAGRGRQDWTAILAHVRKISGRSEA
- a CDS encoding zinc-dependent alcohol dehydrogenase, with the translated sequence MSKVTNVLFSAVGEVTTEYHDLPVKPLAAHEVRIAPVYLGICGSDLHVLADGHPFAKPPIVPGHEIAAVVKEIGSGVTNVSVGDHVVVDPIMACMECRACKAGRFNLCEPPQVAGFRAPGFARSSHVVPARNLHIAPKSLPMNVLAFAEPAACARHCVNRMPKESREIVLVIGAGTIGLSVIQALRIMGAEKITVVEPDSKKRELAIKYGAYRALAPGELADDERFTGVIDVVASQATITDACTKVMAGGTVVCMGVPSGPREIPLPSMQRFERDLISSGMYVPEDFDVVIGWLADGLFDTTDLVTDVFPVSQASEAFARAKQPTSIKVLIKFEQ
- a CDS encoding MFS transporter; this encodes MTQTSARTTYRISRPQDVIDIVNNHAALRSNIGIVLIALGGILIDAYQAAMVGFGNKFIAAEFGISPGLAATVNASVLVAALIGGLLANRVINTFGQRKAFLIGMGLCTIGAAAVAFAPNIWWVLVSRVIMGFGLGIDFPLATSAVAELRGTSSKKSGSSVNLWQMGWYVSTTIVYLVLIPLHLSEVADGQLWRYGIFIGAGFAVLVMILRYVFIGESAMWAARVGKYALSCKMLKQRYGIDASVGEQIQQQPEGEQKVKIEGAYSILFNQKYRRRTILGCIVATMQAWQYNAVGVYLPLTLAGILSGGLTGALTGSAVVNALCGVTGGAIGSLIVSKFGARRQSMFGFAMVTIALIALGLLATTNPWLSLALLGSIIFFHSAGPGGLGMTIATLSYPPSIRPAGVGFARAIMRTGAIAGLIFWPMLWGALNTQAFFWLAIVPFIGFATCLCIRWEPIGANVDAEDEEVLALIESNKQSR
- a CDS encoding DeoR/GlpR family DNA-binding transcription regulator produces the protein MELTELTGNPRHDHLITLIAEHGYMNIEDLAQILDVSTQTVRRDIRKLSELGLISRHHGGAGRPSSVMNTAFEQREISYTNEKIAIARNIAEYIPDGCTLFMTIGTTVEHVARALEVRKNLRVITNSLRAAHILYKHTSFEVMVPGGTIRPHNGGIIGPSAVSFVEGFRADYLITSMGAIENDGSILEFDVNEAAIVKAMIAHSRHMLLAADHTKYHASAAVEIGNVNQATALFTDEMPPVQLASYLKQQQVEIHVSPPEK
- a CDS encoding class II fructose-bisphosphate aldolase, whose protein sequence is MPYLSGKQMIQQAWKGGYAIGAFSAHNAETIRAILLAAEQEQSPVMIQIGQRVINTLGLQPMKEMVDAFMAECSVPVCIHLDHSRSFEQTMQAVRAGFHSVMFDGSHLSFEENVRITHAVAQVAHALDIGSEGEIGKIGGTEDDISVDEKDAFITSCEEALAFAEQTAVDYLAVSIGTAHGMYKQEPKLAFQRLSEIRDTVKKPIVLHGGSGVPDEQIRRAISLGVAKVNVDTELRQAFTEGVLDVLAKDPDEYTLAISLGRGSEFMQQRVREKIRLFGSSGKAAEF
- a CDS encoding TRAP transporter substrate-binding protein, whose protein sequence is MSDKIQHSLRKTLVCTCMGLTMMAGSAISSLANAAPTVSFRVYSSLPADENSAHYVWFQRFQNNLEANENLKGKIKLNYFPNGMLGKEADATQQVRIGAINMMISGSSIWATLVPEVGVLDLGYLFKDYEHVGRALDGKPGKQLSDMMMQKANVMVLGYGYSLGARNIYTKKVVDSPADLKNLKVRVLPVPNFIATLNSMGTVAIPMPGGEVYSGLQMGVIDGVEHDAATVFASKYYEIAKNATLTQHIYNPVLIAMNKASFERIPENLRADVLAAATEATNYERQQSQSMEKNAIVELEKKGVVFKTTDRDYFKQQVQPVWNEFITKYPDIKPIVDEITSAENK